From one Rosa rugosa chromosome 4, drRosRugo1.1, whole genome shotgun sequence genomic stretch:
- the LOC133742862 gene encoding hsp70-Hsp90 organizing protein 3-like, producing MADEAKAKGNAAYSAGDYTAAITHFTEAINLAPTNHVLYSNRSASYASLHKYSDALSDAKKTVELKPDWAKGYSRLGSAHHGLGHFDDAVSAYKKGLEIDPNNAALKEGLAESQSSAARAARARAPPPTNLFGDAFSGPQMWTKLTADPSTRAFMQQPDFVNMMQEIQKNPSNLNLYLKDQRVMQALGVLLNVKLQGGASEDDDMPDFPSERAAAEPQKKEEKKPEPEPVAVPEPMEVPEEEKEARKRKAEALKEKEAGNAAYKKKDFDTAIQHYTKAMEIDDEDISFLLNRAATYLEMGQYDECIKDCDKAVERGREVRADFKMIAKALTRKGTAIVKTAKTSKDYEPAIEIFQKALTEHRNPDTLKKLNDAEKAKKDLEQQEYFDPKLADEEREKGNEFFKQQKYPEAIRHYTESLRRNPEDPKAYSNRAACYTKLGAMPEGLKDAEKCIELDPTFSKGYTRKGAVQFFMREYEKALETYQEGLKHDPGNQDLLDGVRRCVEQINKASRGDLSADELKERQTKGMQDPEIQNILSDPVMRQVLVDFQENPKAAQEHSKNPMVMAKIQKLVSAGIVQIK from the exons ATGGCCGACGAAGCCAAAGCCAAGGGCAACGCCGCCTACTCCGCCGGCGACTACACCGCCGCCATTACCCACTTCACCGAAGCCATCAACCTCGCTCCCACCAACCACGTCCTCTACTCCAACCGATCCGCCTCCTACGCCAGCCTCCACAAATACTCCGACGCCCTCTCCGACGCCAAGAAGACCGTCGAGCTCAAGCCCGACTGGGCCAAAGGCTACAGCCGCCTCGGCTCCGCCCACCACGGCCTCGGCCACTTCGACGACGCCGTTTCCGCTTACAAGAAGGGCCTCGAGATTGATCCCAACAACGCCGCCCTTAAAGAGGGCTTGGCCGAGAGTCAGTCCTCCGCCGCCCGCGCCGCCCGAGCACGAGCCCCGCCGCCGACGAACCTCTTCGGCGACGCGTTCTCGGGTCCTCAGATGTGGACCAAGCTCACGGCCGACCCGAGTACCCGGGCCTTTATGCAGCAGCCGGATTTCGTTAACATGATGCAGGAGATTCAGAAAAACCCTAGCAATCTCAATCTTTATTTGAAGGACCAGAGGGTTATGCAAGCCCTAGGGGTTTTGCTCAATGTGAAGCTCCAGGGAGGCGCGTCGGAGGACGACGATATGCCGGATTTTCCGTCGGAGAGGGCCGCTGCTGAGCCGcagaagaaggaggagaagaagccgGAACCGGAGCCGGTGGCGGTGCCGGAGCCGATGGAAGTGccggaggaggagaaggaggccAGGAAGAGGAAAGCTGAGGCTTTAAAGGAGAAGGAGGCTGGCAATGCTGCTTATAAGAAGAAGGATTTCGACACTGCTATTCAGCACTATACCAAGGCAATGGAGATAGATGATGAAGATATTTCCTTCTTGTTGAATCGTGCTGCGACTTATTTGGAAATGGGTCAG tATGATGAATGCATTAAAGACTGTGACAAGGCTGTGGAAAGGGGAAGAGAGGTAAGGGCGGACTTTAAGATGATAGCAAAAGCTTTGACTAGGAAGGGAACTGCAATTGTGAAAACAGCCAAAACCTCGAAAGACTATGAGCCTGCTATTGAGATATTCCAGAAAGCTCTCACAGAGCATCGCAACCCCGACACCCTAAAGAAATTGAATGATGCTGAGAAAGCTAAGAAGGACCTAGAGCAACAAGAGTATTTTGATCCAAAGCTAGCAGATGAGGAGCGAGAGAAAG GCAACGAATTCTTCAAGCAGCAGAAGTACCCAGAGGCTATTAGGCATTACACTGAATCTTTGAGAAGAAATCCAGAGGATCCAAAG GCATATAGCAATAGAGCTGCTTGCTACACAAAGTTGGGGGCAATGCCAGAGGGATTGAAGGATGCTGAGAAGTGCATTGAGCTTGACCCAACCTTTTCAAAGGGTTATACCAGAAAAGGTGCGGTCCAGTTTTTCATGAGAGAGTATGAAAAAGCTTTGGAAACGTATCAAGAAGGTCTGAAGCATGATCCTGGCAACCAGGACTTGCTTGATGGTGTGAGGAG ATGTGTAGAGCAGATTAACAAAGCTAGCCGTGGGGATCTGAGTGCCGATGAATTGAAGGAGAGACAG ACTAAGGGAATGCAGGACCCAGAAATTCAGAATATCCTCTCAGATCCTGTTATGAGACAG GTGTTGGTTGATTTCCAGGAAAATCCCAAAGCTGCTCAGGAACACTCAAAGAACCCGATGGTGATGGCCAAAATCCAGAAGCTGGTCAGTGCGGGAATTGTCCAGATTAAGTGA
- the LOC133742861 gene encoding elongation factor G-1, chloroplastic, whose translation MATESVRVVHSFSFNGSQPRPTIPLSPARFLGLRPPRSSSSLTSSSLSQFFGNLRLTSNSSKTSHLRQHSRRNLSVFAMAADDGKRAVPLVDYRNIGIMAHIDAGKTTTTERILYYTGRNYKIGEVHEGTATMDWMEQEQERGITITSAATTTFWDKHRINIIDTPGHVDFTLEVERALRVLDGAICLFDSVAGVEPQSETVWRQADKYGVPRICFVNKMDRLGANFFRTRDMIVTNLGAKPLVLQIPVGAEDNFKGVIDLVKMRAILWSGEELGAKFSYEDIPSDLQELADEYRSLMIETIVELDDEAMEGYLEGVEPDEATIKKLIRQGTISASFVPVLCGSAFKNKGVQPLLDAVVDYLPSPLDVPPMQGTDADNPEITIERAASDDEPFAGLAFKIMSDPFVGSLTFVRIYAGKLTAGSYVLNANKGKKERIGRLLEMHANSREDVKVALAGDIVALAGLKDTVTGETLSDPEHPIVLERMEFPDPVIKVAIEPKTKADVDKMGAGLVKLAQEDPSFHFSRDEEVNQTVIEGMGELHLEIIVDRLKREFKVEANVGAPQVNYRESISKVAEVKYVHKKQSGGQGQFADITIRFEPMEPGNGYEFKSEIKGGAVPREYIPGVMKGLEECMSNGVLAGFPVVDVRAVLVDGSYHDVDSSVLAFQLAARGAFREGMKRAGPKMLEPIMKVEVVTPEEHLGDVIGDLNSRRGQINSFSDKPGGLKVVDSLVPLAEMFQYVSTLRGMTKGRASYTMQLARFDVVPQHIQNQLAAKEEEVAA comes from the exons ATGGCTACAGAGTCAGTCAGAGTAGTCCACAGTTTCAGCTTCAATGGGTCTCAGCCAAGGCCTACCATCCCTCTCTCCCCAGCTCGCTTTCTGGGTCTTCGTCCTcctcgttcttcttcttctctcaccTCGTCTTCACTTTCCCAGTTCTTTGGGAATCTGCGTCTCACCTCCAACTCCTCAAAGACCTCTCATTTGCGCCAACACAGCCGGAGAAACCTCTCTGTTTTCGCCATGGCTGCCGATG ATGGAAAGCGTGCAGTACCATTGGTAGATTATCGGAATATTGGAATTATGGCTCACATAGATGCAGGGAAGACTACTACAACTGAACGGATTTTGTACTATACTGGAAGAAACTATAAAATTGGGGAGGTGCATGAAGGAACAGCAACTATGGACTGGATGGAGCAGGAACAAGAAAGAGGCATTACCATAACTTCTGCAGCAACTACAACATTTTGGGACAAACACAGAATTAACATTATTGATACTCCTGGCCATGTGGACTTCACCCTCGAAGTGGAGCGAGCTCTCAGGGTACTTGATGGCGCAATATGCTTGTTTGACAGTGTTGCTGGGGTGGAACCTCAGTCTGAAACTGTGTGGAGGCAAGCTGATAAATATGGGGTGCCCAGGATTTGCTTTGTCAACAAAATGGATCGTCTTGGGGCAAACTTTTTCCGCACAAGGGACATGATAGTGACAAATTTGGGTGCCAAACCACTTGTACTTCAGATTCCAGTTGGTGCCGAAGATAATTTTAAGGGAGTTATTGATCTTGTGAAGATGAGAGCTATACTTTGGTCAGGAGAAGAATTGGGTGCAAAGTTTTCGTATGAGGATATTCCATCTGATCTTCAGGAGTTGGCTGACGAATACAGGTCACTGATGATAGAAACCATAGTTGAGTTGGATGATGAAGCTATGGAGGGCTATCTAGAAGGAGTTGAACCTGATGAGGCCACCATTAAGAAATTGATTAGGCAGGGAACCATCTCAGCTAGTTTTGTGCCAGTATTATGTGGCTCAGCTTTTAAAAATAAGGGGGTTCAACCATTGCTTGATGCTGTCGTGGATTATTTACCTTCACCGCTTGATGTGCCACCAATGCAGGGAACTGATGCAGATAACCCAGAAATCACAATTGAGAGGGCTGCAAGTGATGATGAACCATTTGCTGGGCTGGCATTCAAGATCATGAGTGATCCATTTGTGGGATCCCTTACATTTGTGAGAATCTATGCAGGAAAGCTAACTGCTGGATCATACGTGCTGAATGCAAACAAGGGGAAAAAGGAGAGGATCGGTAGACTTCTAGAAATGCATGCAAACAGTAGGGAGGATGTTAAGGTTGCTTTAGCTGGTGATATTGTTGCTCTTGCAGGTCTAAAAGATACTGTTACTGGTGAAACATTGAGTGACCCTGAGCATCCTATTGTGCTTGAACGTATGGAATTCCCTGATCCTGTGATTAAGGTGGCAATTGAACCCAAAACTAAAGCCGATGTTGATAAGATGGGAGCTGGTTTGGTTAAACTTGCTCAGGAAGACCCTTCGTTCCACTTCTCAAGGGATGAAGAGGTCAATCAGACAGTGATCGAAGGAATGGGTGAATTGCATCTTGAGATTATTGTTGATCGCCTCAAGAGGGAATTCAAG GTCGAGGCAAATGTTGGAGCACCCCAGGTAAACTACCGCGAAAGCATTTCTAAAGTCGCAGAAGTAAAGTATGTGCACAAGAAACAATCTGGCGGACAAGGTCAATTCGCAGATATCACAATCCGATTTGAACCCATGGAGCCTGGTAATGGATACGAATTCAAGAGTGAAATCAAGGGAGGTGCAGTGCCAAGAGAGTACATTCCTGGGGTGATGAAAGGACTAGAGGAGTGTATGAGTAACGGTGTGCTTGCCGGCTTTCCTGTCGTCGACGTGCGTGCTGTACTAGTTGATGGTTCTTACCACGATGTTGACTCGAGTGTTTTGGCATTCCAGTTGGCAGCTAGAGGAGCTTTCCGAGAGGGTATGAAGAGAGCCGGCCCAAAAATGCTTGAGCCTATTATGAAAGTTGAAGTAGTTACACCTGAAGAGCATTTGGGAGATGTAATTGGTGACCTTAACTCCAGGAGAGGTCAAATCAACAGCTTTAGTGACAAACCTGGTGGTCTCAAG GTGGTTGATTCTTTGGTTCCTCTTGCGGAGATGTTCCAATATGTTAGTACACTCAGGGGCATGACAAAAGGTCGTGCATCCTACACGATGCAATTAGCTAGGTTTGATGTTGTTCCTCAGCACATTCAGAACCAACTTGCCGCTAAGGAGGAAGAAGTTGCTGCTTGA
- the LOC133742863 gene encoding alternative NAD(P)H-ubiquinone oxidoreductase C1, chloroplastic/mitochondrial, with protein MSTTAFAASATLLRLNCEAKHQARLFPDFSRRGRSKISKISLFASSQRKSFQFVVASSASVGSGGVAEIEAESAPRYYSWPDEKKPRVCILGGGFGGLYTALRLESLVWPDDKKPQVLLVDQSEHFVFKPMLYELLSGEVDAWEIAPRFSDLLANTNVLFFQDKVKLLYPSDHLVMNGPAKSSAGGSVLLESGLLIEYDWLVLSLGAEAKLDVVPGASEFALPFSTLEDARKVDLRLRELERRKFSKESLIHVVVVGCGYAGVELAATVSERLQDRGVVQAINVENTICPNAPPGNREAATKVLSSRKVELLLGYFVRCIRQVVDAKASEKPTKSIGVEGIAAEHDFGKYILELQPTEKGLQSQTIEADLVLWTVGSKSLLPQLEPGNRRGALPLNGRGQAETDETLRVNGHPRIFAVGDSSALRESNGRLLPATAQVAFQQADFAGWNLWAAINNRPLLPFRFQNLGEMITLGRNDAAISPSFIEGLTLDGPLGHTARKLAYLIRLPTDEHRLKVGISWLTKSAIDSVASLQSTLTKVISNS; from the coding sequence ATGTCAACGACTGCATTTGCTGCTTCAGCAACTCTTTTACGGCTCAATTGTGAGGCAAAGCACCAGGCTAGGTTATTTCCCGATTTCTCGAGAAGAGGCCGGTCTAAGATATCTAAGATATCGCTATTTGCTAGTTCACAAAGGAAAAGCTTTCAGTTTGTTGTTGCTTCAAGTGCTTCTGTGGGGAGTGGAGGTGTTGCGGAGATAGAAGCTGAAAGTGCCCCTCGGTATTATTCTTGGCCGGATGAGAAGAAACCAAGGGTGTGTATACTAGGTGGTGGGTTTGGAGGTCTGTATACTGCTTTAAGACTAGAATCATTGGTATGGCCTGATGACAAGAAGCCTCAGGTGCTCCTGGTTGACCAGTCTGAACACTTTGTTTTTAAGCCAATGCTGTATGAGCTTCTGTCCGGAGAAGTTGATGCGTGGGAGATAGCACCTCGCTTCTCAGACCTGCTGGCAAATACAAATGTGCTGTTTTTTCAAGACAAGGTCAAACTCTTGTACCCCTCTGATCATTTGGTAATGAATGGACCTGCAAAATCAAGTGCTGGAGGAAGTGTACTTCTTGAGAGTGGTCTTCTTATTGAATATGACTGGCTGGTTCTTTCTCTGGGTGCTGAAGCTAAGCTTGATGTTGTACCAGGAGCGTCAGAGTTTGCATTGCCATTCTCCACTCTGGAGGATGCTCGCAAGGTTGATCTTAGGCTAAGAGAATTGGAGAGGAGAAAGTTCAGCAAGGAATCTCTAATACATGTGGTGGTTGTTGGTTGTGGTTACGCTGGAGTTGAGTTAGCTGCTACAGTTTCGGAGAGACTGCAGGACAGAGGTGTAGTACAAGCAATTAATGTAGAAAACACAATCTGCCCAAATGCCCCGCCTGGAAATAGGGAAGCTGCGACTAAAGTTCTCTCATCAAGGAAAGTTGAACTTCTGTTAGGTTACTTTGTTCGTTGTATTCGTCAAGTTGTTGATGCGAAAGCTTCAGAAAAACCAACAAAGAGCATAGGAGTTGAAGGCATTGCTGCAGAACATGATTTTGGGAAATATATTTTGGAACTTCAACCTACTGAaaagggattacaaagtcaAACTATTGAAGCAGATCTTGTCTTATGGACTGTTGGGTCTAAATCTCTTCTTCCTCAGCTGGAACCCGGTAACAGGCGCGGTGCGCTTCCCTTAAATGGCAGGGGCCAAGCAGAAACAGATGAAACACTTCGTGTTAATGGTCACCCACGCATATTTGCAGTTGGTGATTCTTCTGCTCTAAGGGAATCAAATGGAAGGCTTCTTCCTGCCACTGCACAGGTCGCTTTTCAGCAAGCAGACTTTGCTGGTTGGAATCTGTGGGCTGCAATAAACAACCGCCCGCTTTTGCCTTTCAGGTTTCAGAATTTAGGTGAAATGATTACTTTGGGAAGAAATGATGCTGCCATTTCTCCAAGTTTCATCGAGGGGTTAACGTTAGATGGTCCTTTGGGTCATACCGCGAGGAAATTAGCCTACTTGATTAGATTACCAACTGATGAGCATAGGCTTAAAGTAGGGATCAGTTGGCTTACAAAATCTGCTATAGATTCTGTTGCATCTCTACAGAGCACCCTGACGAAGGTTATTTCAAACTCATAG